A region of the Scylla paramamosain isolate STU-SP2022 chromosome 24, ASM3559412v1, whole genome shotgun sequence genome:
CAGGCCTGCTGGGCTGAATGATCTAGAAAAATACTATACGGAACTTTAATAGGTGGAGATAAGGCTTTGTCATGCCCTACAGGTGGGGCGCTAGTACGATCTAAAGATGTAGGTTGGGAGGATCCATCCTCCTCGAATAACGTTGATAATGGCGTCGTGGATACAAGAGTCAACAGTCACCGCCTCCCGCCCGTGTACACTGTTTTGCGTAGCGGCGGGACGCAATGCAACATGCTATGAAGTCCTCATCAGCGTCCTGAAGGCTACACGTCCACGTACTGGTGTAGATTGCCGCGCAGACACACGTGGATGGTAGAGGAGCGGCGGCGGTTGTTATTCATGGTGGCCACGGTGACGGTCTGGGCCAGCTCCCCCGCGGCGCACTGGCAGCAGTTTGAATGTCGCTTGGTCTTCTTGGTCTGCTGGgacggacaaacacacacacacacacacacacacacacacacacacacacacacacacacacacacacacacacacacatacatcattAGTTTGTTACCAATATGAAAACAATACTATGAGTATACTGCACTGACGTAGTACTTCATCATGTATTCATTTGACAGGTGTACTCGTAAACTCACCACGAACTTGGAGTGTGCCAGTTTGGGGCTCCGGCAATAGGTTGTGGCGCGCGTCCGTGGGGTTTCAGGAGAGGCAGAACCTATTGACGTGGAGTCATTGTTGAGGGGCAGCGAGGGGGCGAGGAGTGCCATGTGGTCCCAGGTGCCAGGCCCAGTCTGCTCCAGCACACAGTTGGGTGTAGTGGTGGGCAGCAATCCACCCCCGCCGCCGACGTAGGTGTGTCTTGGCCGCTGTGGGGTGGGCCGTCTGTCGTAGCGCTCCAGTGACGACTCTGAACAAAAGAGCGCGGAGCGGAGGAAGCGTCTCTTCTCCCGGTGGTAGGCGGCGAAGGTGACGAGATGCGCCGGAATGATGCGATCGTCGTGCCTCAGCAGGTCTGGCTCTGACAGGTTGGCGACGTCCCCCGTGGCTGGCGTGGTGAGGTCTGGCATCAGCAGGCAGGTCCATGATTCCTCGTTTGGCGTCGGCCCCATGGAGTGCCCCCGAGGAGTGAACCCAGTAGGGCACCGCGGCGAGGGAGAGGCGTCGGACTGCCACGGGCGGTACTGGGTATCCTCCGGCAGCGCCAGGACTGAGTTGACGGAGACGTGACGCGCGGCAGTGGAGGCTTTGTAGTGCACGTGTTGGTGTGTGGAGGTAACACTGGAGAAGAGGTGCTGCAGCGAGGAGCGGAAGTGAGGGTGGCTCATGCCGTACACGATGGGATTGTAGATGACCGAGGCCTTAGCGAAGAGTGCCGGCAGGGCGGACACCCACGGCGTCAATAGCCGCACGTCTCCGAACTGTCCGATGAAGCTCACGGTGGCGTAGGGACTCCAGCtgatggtgaagaggaggatgagtgtCAGCACCATCTGGGCAGTTCGGAGGTCTGTCCGACGAGCAGAGGTAGATCTgtcaggaaggagaggagggggaacgatgagtagtgtgtgtgtgtgtgtgtgtgtgtgtgattcgctCACCCACGTTTCTTCTGCTGGTTTCGCGACACACCCTATGGAAAAACCTCAAAAGTGATAATGGGTGATCTTTGGGTGGGACTGACATCACTCACACGCTACACACCGGAatagtgaagtgtgtgtgtgtgtgtgtgtgtgtggagacattCACCTGGAGGGCACGTGGGCTAGCAGAAGGCGCGAATGGCGGAAGAGTGCCAGCAGTATGTAGGTGTAGCAGCAAGTGATGATTGTGACAGGCAGCACGAAGCCACCCACCAGCAGGTACACGTAATAGGCGCGGTTACTGCTGTTCCTGCTGATGTAGTCCCACGAGCATGACGTCATTAGGCCTGAGGGGACGAAGTGGGAGAGTTATTACGACGTCTTCATCAGACACACCTGCAGAATACAGGAATGTTTTCATTTTCGCTATCACACACAttactgtctatctatttgtctatttatctatctttctatgtatgtatctatctacctacctacatacttacctacctacctacctacctacctatctatctatctatctatctatctacctacctatccatctatctatttatctatctttctgttttacctacctatctatccactTATATCTATCCACTTatactatctatccatctatcaacacacacacacacacacacacacacctgtaatgaCATGGTGTATGAAGAACTTGGAGTATTTCcacttgatatatatatatatatatatatatatatatatatatatatatatatatatatatatatatatatatatatatatatatatatatatatatatatatatatatatatatatatatatatatatatatatatatatatatatatatatatatataatgagcaGAATAACAATGATATTGGGCATGGTTAATTTCAGGTAGAGATACTAAATTATGTTATAAACTGTACAATTGTTTGTATCAGTTGGACAGGTTAGGGATGTACGCTTCACCATGGTTAGTAATGTTAGTTAGTAATGAGTGTGGATTTTCAGGCATGTGGTTGTGGCAAACGGTTCCTAATGTAACTTGGATTAAAAAAGCTGTAGAACAGACTGAAAGATCAATGGCTTGTAACTTGGCATCAAAATTTAGCAATAAAATCTTTATGTAGTAATTACACACTATTCAAGATATATCACGGAATGGAATTATATTTTGTAAAATAGTCAAGGAGTGGCAGAATTTAAAACCTGTAATAACATATTACCTATAAATGATGGCAGACATCAAGGAGTGAACAGAAATGCCCGGATCTGTGATAAGTGTGATGCTGGTGTTGTGAGTGATGagtttcatgttcttttttaatGTACTGACAGAGATATTATGAGGTTACATGCAATGTAtttaccttattattattatacattcagACAAACTCATTATAAATACTCTGCTCTTATGCAAAATATAAACGTAAATGTTATGAataaattatctttattttttgaggCTGGTGCTAAATAGGTTTAGGTAAATAATTTGAGTAACcagtcatttttcttttttcttcttttattatgttttgCTTAATTTGTGCTTAATACGGTAAGTTGGAAATGTTTTtgaatgttattattatcatcatcatcatcattaccatgataataataataataataa
Encoded here:
- the LOC135112840 gene encoding rhodopsin-like — encoded protein: MNSSREEWWESTVFDYQEEAATTRGEGLKTKETPTSNLSTDDLLENLTWARGLGVPRVWLLTHSAVAVPPELHLLVALILTTIGVLGTAGNAIVVWVFTRFRRLRTPANTFIVNLAASDLITSMLHSMAAYSSFRHQWSFGRLGCSVYGGGVGLLGLVSIVTLSFIAVERLIVIRTSSSSSKWRITRPTARKLIPAIWVYCCALSLPPFFGWSAYVPEGLMTSCSWDYISRNSSNRAYYVYLLVGGFVLPVTIITCCYTYILLALFRHSRLLLAHVPSRSTSARRTDLRTAQMVLTLILLFTISWSPYATVSFIGQFGDVRLLTPWVSALPALFAKASVIYNPIVYGMSHPHFRSSLQHLFSSVTSTHQHVHYKASTAARHVSVNSVLALPEDTQYRPWQSDASPSPRCPTGFTPRGHSMGPTPNEESWTCLLMPDLTTPATGDVANLSEPDLLRHDDRIIPAHLVTFAAYHREKRRFLRSALFCSESSLERYDRRPTPQRPRHTYVGGGGGLLPTTTPNCVLEQTGPGTWDHMALLAPSLPLNNDSTSIGSASPETPRTRATTYCRSPKLAHSKFVTKKTKRHSNCCQCAAGELAQTVTVATMNNNRRRSSTIHVCLRGNLHQYVDV